A region of Lycium barbarum isolate Lr01 chromosome 3, ASM1917538v2, whole genome shotgun sequence DNA encodes the following proteins:
- the LOC132630685 gene encoding uncharacterized protein LOC132630685, giving the protein MNFRNMEEFWPYYMNQHSKAATRRWHFVGTLCSMLCLVYTVLFNKWFVFFVPILGYGLAWYSHFFVEGNVPATFGHPFWSFLCDFKMFGLMLTGQMDREIKRLGKRPVLQVY; this is encoded by the coding sequence ATGAATTTCAGAAACATGGAGGAATTTTGGCCTTACTATATGAACCAACACTCAAAAGCAGCAACAAGGAGATGGCATTTTGTAGGTACACTTTGCAGTATGTTATGTTTGGTTTACACAGTGCTATTTAATAAGTGGTTTGTGTTTTTTGTGCCAATTcttgggtatggattggcttgGTATAGTCATTTTTTTGTTGAAGGGAatgttcctgcaacatttggaCACCCTTTTTGGTCTTTTTTATGTGATTTCAAGATGTTTGGTTTAATGCTCACTGGTCAAATGGATAGAGAAATCAAAAGGCTTGGGAAAAGGCCTGTTTTACAGGTCTATTGA